The following proteins are encoded in a genomic region of Devosia lucknowensis:
- a CDS encoding L,D-transpeptidase, with product MSILKTALAIVLSILLAASVAAPATAAVWYNPDTNQFEERTATANPRGGSPIKKQVVDYETNQRPGTIVIETGERRLYLVLEDGKAMKYGIGVGRDGFTWSGTHRITRKAEWPGWTPPPAMRKRVPDLPAYMPGGPENPLGARALYIGSTLYRVHGTSEPWSIGQAVSSGCIRLTNEDVTDLYERVQVGAKIIVNH from the coding sequence ATGAGCATCCTTAAGACTGCACTGGCGATCGTTCTGTCGATCCTGCTCGCAGCAAGTGTCGCCGCGCCGGCAACCGCCGCCGTCTGGTACAACCCCGACACGAACCAGTTCGAAGAGCGCACCGCGACCGCCAATCCGCGTGGCGGCAGCCCGATCAAGAAGCAGGTTGTGGACTACGAAACCAACCAGCGCCCCGGCACCATCGTCATCGAAACCGGCGAGCGCCGCCTCTATCTCGTACTCGAAGACGGCAAGGCCATGAAGTACGGCATCGGCGTCGGCCGCGACGGCTTCACCTGGAGCGGCACGCATCGCATCACCCGCAAGGCCGAATGGCCCGGCTGGACCCCGCCCCCGGCTATGCGCAAGCGCGTTCCCGACCTGCCGGCCTATATGCCTGGCGGTCCGGAAAACCCACTCGGCGCCCGCGCCCTCTACATCGGCTCAACACTCTATCGCGTGCACGGCACGTCCGAACCCTGGTCCATCGGCCAGGCAGTCTCCTCGGGCTGCATCCGCCTCACCAATGAAGACGTCACCGACCTTTACGAGCGCGTCCAGGTCGGCGCCAAGATCATCGTCAATCACTGA
- the moaA gene encoding GTP 3',8-cyclase MoaA, with translation MTGSPAPQRPLIDGFGRRISYLRISVTDRCDFRCVYCMSEDMTFLPKKDVLSFEEVEAIAGAFIARGTTRIRLTGGEPLVRRDIMALVESLGSRIGHGLDELTLTTNGSQLGRHAQGLHAAGVRRINVSLDTLDAERFRQITRRGRIEDVMSGIGAAQAAGLEIKINMVAMRGVNDHEIEPMMDWAHGQGMGLTLIEGMPLGDVGMDRVDAHLPLRELHDRLAQRYTFTRLAKRTGGPARYVHVAETGGTLGFITPMSHNFCESCNRVRLTATGQLYLCLGQDDQVNLRDALRSGGPEALDAALDHAMLIKPKGHDFVLDRTHAEPAVARHMSVTGG, from the coding sequence ATGACCGGCTCACCCGCCCCGCAACGTCCGCTGATCGACGGCTTTGGCCGGCGCATATCCTATTTGCGTATTTCCGTGACGGACCGGTGCGACTTCCGCTGCGTCTACTGCATGTCGGAGGACATGACGTTTCTTCCCAAGAAGGACGTACTCAGCTTCGAGGAGGTAGAGGCCATTGCCGGCGCCTTCATCGCCCGTGGCACGACCCGCATCCGCCTTACCGGCGGAGAGCCACTGGTCCGTCGCGACATCATGGCCCTCGTCGAAAGCCTGGGCAGCCGGATCGGACACGGGCTCGACGAACTCACCCTCACCACCAATGGCAGCCAATTGGGCAGGCATGCCCAGGGCCTTCACGCCGCGGGGGTGAGACGCATCAATGTATCGCTCGACACGCTCGATGCCGAGCGCTTCCGGCAGATCACGCGGCGCGGCCGCATCGAGGATGTCATGTCGGGCATCGGCGCTGCCCAGGCAGCCGGCCTCGAGATCAAGATCAACATGGTGGCGATGCGCGGCGTCAACGACCATGAAATCGAACCGATGATGGATTGGGCTCATGGACAGGGCATGGGACTGACCCTGATCGAGGGCATGCCGCTGGGCGATGTCGGCATGGACCGGGTTGACGCCCACCTCCCCCTCCGCGAACTGCATGATCGTCTCGCCCAGCGCTATACGTTCACCAGGCTCGCCAAGCGTACGGGCGGCCCGGCGCGCTACGTGCATGTGGCAGAAACCGGCGGCACGCTGGGCTTCATCACCCCGATGAGCCACAATTTCTGCGAGAGCTGCAATCGCGTGCGCCTCACCGCAACCGGCCAGCTCTATCTGTGCCTCGGGCAGGATGATCAGGTGAACCTGCGCGATGCATTGCGCAGCGGTGGGCCCGAAGCGCTCGACGCGGCGCTTGATCATGCCATGCTGATCAAGCCCAAGGGACACGATTTCGTGCTCGACCGAACTCATGCCGAGCCTGCAGTCGCCCGACACATGAGCGTCACTGGGGGTTAA
- the rpiA gene encoding ribose-5-phosphate isomerase RpiA, with translation MKVGLGTGSTARHFVDLLGEKVRAGMDIVGVPTSEATASQARECGIPLSDLDTLARLDVTVDGADEIDGDLNLIKGAGGALLREKIVAAASDAMIVIADDTKVVEALGGRFPLPVEVNRFGLGATRALVQRLVDGHGTDGWVKLRGEEAGTPFETDGGHLILDAFFGRISQPEALSNELLNIPGVVQHGLFLNMCRKAYVATPNGVETLLKGN, from the coding sequence ATGAAAGTGGGGCTGGGAACGGGCTCCACGGCACGGCATTTCGTCGACCTCCTCGGCGAAAAAGTTCGCGCCGGCATGGACATCGTCGGCGTACCGACCTCGGAGGCGACGGCGAGCCAGGCGCGCGAATGCGGCATTCCGCTTTCCGATCTCGACACGCTGGCGCGGCTGGACGTCACCGTCGACGGGGCCGACGAGATCGATGGTGATCTCAACCTGATCAAGGGCGCAGGCGGCGCATTGCTGCGCGAGAAGATCGTCGCCGCTGCATCCGACGCAATGATCGTCATTGCCGACGACACCAAGGTCGTTGAGGCTCTGGGCGGCCGCTTTCCGCTACCGGTGGAGGTCAATCGCTTCGGCCTCGGAGCCACCCGTGCCCTGGTGCAGCGTCTGGTGGATGGCCACGGCACGGACGGCTGGGTGAAGCTGCGCGGGGAAGAGGCCGGCACCCCGTTCGAGACCGACGGTGGACATCTCATTCTCGATGCTTTTTTTGGCCGCATTTCGCAGCCAGAAGCGCTGTCGAACGAGCTTTTGAACATCCCGGGCGTTGTCCAGCACGGCTTGTTCCTGAATATGTGCCGCAAGGCTTATGTGGCGACGCCGAATGGCGTAGAAACACTTCTCAAGGGCAACTGA
- a CDS encoding HWE histidine kinase domain-containing protein, with product MLDRSGREQFHHLTEHVRVALQVPVAIISIVDEDRQVFAGHCGLPSPWDSRGETPMTHSFCQHVVEREQPLEVVDANLHELVSTNHAIADLGVRAYLGVPIALPTGELVGALAAIDTVPRVWTEHDRRVLESLALVVEREIAVGVSELKYRRLFEDMQEGYYIAEAVRTDAGEVADIRFEEVNPAFERLVDLSPDAILGQRLGELMPDLNREMLPAFRTVLETGQSLLHVNSEKAGGRWFENRIRPLGGDRIASVFTDVTERKQNEEQQRVLQQEMVHRVKNIMAVISAVVAASLRNAPSLEDAGEIVSARIQAMARAQALITQQGGDTDFAEIVREAIDPHIGDEGKISIEGPSIVISAQQAVGLSLAIYELATNAAKYGALSSIAGRVAIRWTAGPDRTFDFDWIESHGPAVIPPSSAGFGSKLTDRVVPSYFEGMGKTHYLPEGVRYHLQGVTRTNSTDEPSSDG from the coding sequence TTGCTCGACCGTTCTGGCCGGGAACAGTTCCATCACCTGACAGAGCATGTGCGCGTGGCGCTGCAAGTACCGGTGGCGATCATCTCCATCGTCGACGAAGACCGTCAGGTTTTTGCCGGGCATTGCGGCCTGCCCTCGCCCTGGGATAGCCGCGGTGAGACGCCGATGACGCACTCGTTCTGCCAGCACGTGGTCGAACGGGAACAGCCGCTGGAAGTCGTCGACGCCAATCTCCACGAACTGGTCAGCACCAATCACGCGATCGCCGATCTCGGGGTTCGCGCCTATCTCGGCGTTCCGATCGCCCTTCCAACCGGGGAACTGGTCGGTGCGCTCGCCGCCATAGATACGGTCCCGCGCGTCTGGACCGAGCACGACCGAAGGGTGCTCGAAAGCCTCGCGCTGGTGGTCGAGCGCGAAATCGCCGTCGGCGTCTCCGAGCTCAAGTATCGGCGCCTGTTCGAGGACATGCAGGAAGGTTACTACATTGCCGAAGCGGTCCGGACGGATGCCGGCGAGGTCGCCGACATCCGCTTCGAAGAGGTCAATCCGGCCTTCGAGCGCCTCGTCGACCTCTCGCCCGATGCCATTCTCGGCCAGCGCCTGGGCGAGCTGATGCCCGACCTCAACCGTGAAATGCTGCCGGCCTTCCGCACCGTGCTCGAGACCGGGCAATCCCTGCTTCACGTCAATTCCGAAAAGGCAGGCGGGCGCTGGTTCGAAAATCGCATCCGTCCCCTGGGCGGCGACCGTATCGCGTCCGTCTTCACCGATGTCACGGAGCGCAAGCAGAACGAAGAGCAGCAGCGCGTGCTGCAGCAGGAGATGGTGCATCGCGTCAAGAACATCATGGCGGTCATCAGCGCCGTGGTCGCCGCGAGCCTGCGCAACGCCCCTTCCCTCGAAGACGCCGGTGAAATCGTCTCGGCCCGCATTCAGGCCATGGCGCGCGCGCAGGCACTGATCACGCAACAGGGTGGCGACACTGACTTCGCCGAGATCGTGCGCGAAGCGATCGATCCGCATATCGGCGACGAGGGCAAGATCAGCATCGAAGGCCCCTCAATCGTGATTTCAGCCCAGCAGGCGGTTGGGCTGTCGCTGGCCATCTACGAGCTGGCCACCAATGCGGCAAAGTATGGTGCGTTGAGCTCGATTGCTGGCCGCGTCGCCATCCGCTGGACGGCCGGACCTGATCGGACCTTCGACTTCGACTGGATCGAAAGCCACGGTCCTGCGGTCATCCCGCCATCGAGCGCGGGCTTCGGCTCGAAACTGACCGATCGCGTGGTCCCGTCCTATTTCGAAGGCATGGGAAAGACCCACTATCTGCCCGAAGGCGTGCGCTACCACCTGCAAGGCGTCACCCGCACGAACAGCACCGACGAACCGTCCAGCGACGGCTAG
- a CDS encoding DUF2059 domain-containing protein, with amino-acid sequence MAFWNIRNWAQGVRIMAVLAVVAGAVAPAVQAQEVAPEQLALARKYIDLTDRGAVFETTVVEIGIDTMRQIVTQNPEIQEQTDEVIGDVIKDYNGRKGELLDQFARVYAIYFTLEELTAIVAFYESPTGQKLAQANAELNTDIRRVLQVYTNNLRTEFFAKVRAGLRDKGVEL; translated from the coding sequence ATGGCTTTCTGGAATATTCGCAACTGGGCGCAGGGCGTCCGCATCATGGCCGTGCTGGCAGTGGTCGCTGGCGCCGTCGCTCCCGCCGTGCAGGCGCAGGAAGTGGCGCCCGAGCAGCTGGCCCTGGCACGCAAATATATCGACCTGACCGATCGCGGCGCCGTTTTCGAGACCACCGTGGTCGAGATCGGCATCGACACGATGCGCCAGATCGTGACGCAGAACCCGGAAATCCAGGAACAGACCGACGAAGTCATCGGCGACGTCATCAAGGATTACAATGGCCGCAAGGGTGAGCTGCTCGACCAGTTCGCCCGCGTCTACGCCATCTACTTCACGCTCGAGGAACTGACGGCGATCGTGGCCTTCTACGAGTCGCCCACGGGCCAGAAGCTGGCCCAGGCCAATGCCGAACTCAACACCGACATCCGCCGTGTGCTGCAGGTCTACACCAACAACCTGCGCACCGAATTCTTCGCCAAGGTCCGCGCCGGACTGCGCGACAAGGGCGTCGAGCTCTAG
- a CDS encoding DUF6683 family protein: MTKRPILLAAFLALMTPPVLAQDAAPAPAEAEQTAPAEDPALAAAAEFDTGYRPSPTVSARIQRDFLERIRWSAGLEARDRLAAAFEERSPVDIWLELVASDGLAANNVADALTSYWVLNWVAANGAYAAKIDNASVQRQLRIAFANDPSFSTMGDMQRQQLAEGYVLDFLVEHAALNTAVENRDVAMLNRLAAAAVLRFRQRMNVDLLQVVPGPNGFGIPADPPPPGGPSLAPPAN, translated from the coding sequence ATGACCAAACGACCGATTCTGCTTGCCGCCTTCCTTGCGCTCATGACCCCGCCTGTCCTTGCTCAGGACGCCGCTCCCGCCCCCGCGGAGGCAGAGCAAACCGCTCCGGCGGAAGACCCTGCGCTTGCGGCAGCCGCAGAGTTCGATACCGGCTACCGGCCCTCCCCCACCGTATCGGCCCGCATCCAGCGGGACTTTCTCGAGCGCATCCGCTGGTCGGCAGGGCTCGAGGCGCGCGACCGGCTGGCAGCGGCCTTCGAGGAACGCTCACCGGTCGACATCTGGCTTGAACTGGTGGCCAGCGACGGGCTCGCCGCCAACAATGTCGCCGACGCGCTGACGTCCTACTGGGTGCTGAACTGGGTCGCCGCCAACGGCGCCTACGCGGCTAAGATCGACAACGCCTCGGTCCAGCGGCAATTGCGCATCGCCTTCGCCAACGACCCGAGCTTCAGCACGATGGGCGACATGCAGCGCCAGCAACTGGCGGAAGGCTACGTCCTCGATTTCCTGGTCGAGCACGCCGCCCTCAACACCGCCGTCGAAAACCGCGACGTGGCCATGCTCAACCGGCTCGCGGCGGCCGCGGTGCTGCGGTTCCGCCAGAGGATGAATGTCGACCTGCTGCAGGTCGTGCCGGGCCCCAACGGCTTCGGCATCCCGGCCGATCCGCCGCCGCCCGGCGGGCCATCGCTGGCCCCGCCCGCGAACTAG
- the gor gene encoding glutathione-disulfide reductase, producing the protein MEFDYDLIVIGAGSGGVRAARMAATYGAKVAIVEEFRVGGTCVIRGCVPKKLYVYAARFRDQFDVAESFGWQVDASFDWPTLVAAKEKEITRLEHAYSSNLEKPGVEIIRDRAVVTGPNGVRLLGDGRDLSGKYILIATGARPFVPDIPGADLGITSNEAFDLPALPHSILIEGGGYIAVEFATIFAGLGVNTTIIYRGDCILRGFDEDMRRGLEAGLIDRGVRIIYQTTIQSLSKAGDDITATFSDGVSAPFGAVMFATGRRPNVDGLGLETAGVTLTDGGSIAVDEYSRTSTASIYAVGDVTGRAQLTPVAIREGWYFAETVFNDNRLKVDHSLIPTAVFSEPEIGVVGLTEAEAATHGDIDVYLAKFRPMQNTLSTRTERMVLKLITEKDGGKVLGVHILGPAAAEMIQLVGIAVGMGATKADFDRTIALHPSAAEELVTFKSPTYVYRGGERV; encoded by the coding sequence ATGGAATTCGACTACGATTTGATCGTCATTGGTGCCGGCTCGGGTGGCGTGCGCGCAGCGCGCATGGCGGCGACCTACGGCGCCAAGGTGGCCATCGTCGAGGAATTCCGCGTCGGCGGCACCTGCGTCATCCGCGGTTGCGTGCCCAAGAAGCTCTATGTCTACGCGGCGCGCTTCCGCGATCAGTTCGACGTGGCCGAGAGCTTCGGCTGGCAGGTCGACGCCAGTTTCGACTGGCCGACGCTCGTCGCCGCCAAGGAAAAGGAAATCACCCGGCTCGAGCATGCCTATTCAAGCAATCTCGAAAAGCCCGGTGTCGAAATCATCCGCGACCGTGCCGTGGTCACCGGACCCAACGGCGTGCGCCTCCTGGGCGACGGCCGCGACCTGAGCGGCAAGTATATCCTCATCGCCACCGGCGCGCGGCCCTTCGTGCCCGACATTCCCGGCGCGGACCTGGGCATCACCTCGAACGAGGCCTTCGACCTGCCGGCATTGCCCCATTCCATCCTCATCGAGGGTGGAGGCTACATTGCCGTCGAGTTCGCCACAATCTTCGCGGGACTGGGTGTCAACACCACGATCATCTATCGCGGCGACTGCATCCTGCGCGGCTTCGACGAGGACATGCGGCGCGGCCTCGAAGCAGGCCTGATCGATCGCGGTGTCCGCATCATCTACCAGACCACCATCCAGTCGTTGAGCAAGGCAGGCGACGACATTACCGCGACCTTCAGCGACGGCGTTTCAGCGCCCTTCGGCGCGGTGATGTTCGCCACCGGCCGCCGCCCCAACGTCGATGGCCTGGGACTCGAGACGGCGGGCGTGACCCTGACCGATGGCGGCTCGATCGCCGTGGACGAATATTCGCGGACGTCGACGGCCTCGATCTATGCCGTAGGCGACGTGACGGGCAGGGCGCAACTGACGCCTGTGGCCATCCGCGAAGGCTGGTATTTCGCCGAGACGGTCTTCAACGACAACAGGCTCAAGGTCGATCACTCGCTCATTCCCACGGCGGTGTTCTCCGAGCCGGAGATCGGCGTCGTCGGCTTGACCGAAGCCGAAGCGGCCACGCATGGAGACATCGACGTCTACCTGGCCAAGTTCCGGCCGATGCAGAATACGCTTTCCACGCGCACCGAGCGCATGGTTCTCAAGCTGATCACCGAAAAGGACGGCGGCAAGGTGCTTGGCGTCCACATCCTGGGACCGGCAGCGGCCGAGATGATCCAGCTTGTCGGCATTGCGGTCGGCATGGGCGCGACCAAGGCGGACTTCGACCGGACCATCGCGCTTCACCCCTCGGCAGCCGAGGAACTGGTGACCTTCAAGTCTCCGACCTATGTCTATCGCGGAGGTGAACGGGTTTAG
- a CDS encoding Lrp/AsnC family transcriptional regulator, with protein sequence MDKIDRKILTLLQKDATMPVAEIGRKVGLSTTPCWRRIQKMEEDGVIQRRVAVLDPSKVNVGVTVFVSVKTNEHNDAWMRKFSSVIDEFPEVVEFYRMSGDVDYLMRVVVPDIGAYDTFYKRLIGKINLTDVSSAFAMGQIKYTTALPLDFAIISDDDK encoded by the coding sequence TTGGACAAGATCGACCGTAAAATTCTGACGCTCCTGCAAAAGGATGCGACCATGCCCGTGGCGGAAATCGGTCGCAAAGTCGGGCTCAGCACCACACCCTGCTGGCGCCGGATCCAGAAGATGGAAGAAGACGGCGTCATTCAGCGCCGCGTCGCCGTGCTCGATCCGTCCAAGGTCAATGTCGGCGTGACGGTGTTCGTCTCGGTCAAGACCAACGAGCACAACGACGCCTGGATGCGCAAGTTCTCCTCGGTCATCGACGAGTTCCCCGAGGTCGTGGAATTCTACCGCATGAGCGGCGACGTCGACTACCTGATGCGCGTGGTCGTGCCCGATATCGGCGCCTACGACACGTTCTACAAACGTCTCATCGGCAAGATCAACCTGACCGACGTCAGCTCGGCCTTCGCCATGGGCCAGATCAAGTACACGACGGCGCTGCCGCTCGATTTCGCCATCATCAGCGACGACGACAAGTAG
- a CDS encoding adenosylcobinamide-GDP ribazoletransferase has product MTDGAAPPPPDDGIASESRDSYRPDPPRSGLGLKDDLIMALRFFSRLPTGDSAHEKPDLGRIAMALPLAAVIMAAIPIVLLLSVWLGLPGYFAAALAVAAMVVVGGGMMEDSLADAADGLFGGSTVERRLAILKDSRHGTYGVAALCLFLLLRVTALGSVAVVNPLAAAGLWLAANIAGRQGALWVAVALPPARAHGASASAGTLPKSRFAVGAALAILLVFVLGAPASSLLGVIAAILAVALVALGWTALCRRLVGGQTGDLIGAAAGLGEIAALAVLLIFA; this is encoded by the coding sequence TTGACGGACGGCGCGGCGCCCCCTCCCCCTGATGACGGTATCGCCAGCGAAAGCCGTGACAGCTATCGCCCCGATCCGCCCCGTTCCGGCCTTGGGCTCAAGGACGACCTGATCATGGCGCTGCGCTTCTTTTCGCGCCTGCCGACCGGCGATTCCGCCCATGAGAAACCCGACCTCGGGCGCATCGCCATGGCGCTGCCGCTTGCAGCAGTGATCATGGCGGCAATTCCCATCGTCCTGCTGCTCAGCGTGTGGCTCGGCCTGCCGGGCTATTTCGCTGCGGCCCTTGCCGTCGCCGCAATGGTCGTCGTGGGTGGCGGCATGATGGAAGATTCGCTGGCCGACGCCGCCGATGGCCTCTTTGGCGGCTCCACCGTCGAGCGCCGTCTCGCCATTCTCAAGGATAGCCGGCACGGCACTTATGGCGTCGCCGCCCTCTGCCTCTTCCTCCTGCTGCGGGTCACGGCGCTCGGCAGCGTCGCCGTGGTCAATCCGCTGGCGGCGGCGGGTCTCTGGCTTGCAGCCAATATTGCCGGGCGCCAGGGCGCGCTGTGGGTCGCCGTTGCCCTGCCGCCTGCCCGCGCCCATGGCGCCTCGGCCAGCGCCGGGACGCTCCCGAAGTCCCGCTTCGCCGTTGGTGCAGCGTTGGCGATCCTTTTGGTCTTTGTCCTTGGTGCTCCGGCATCGAGCCTGCTCGGGGTGATCGCGGCCATCCTCGCGGTGGCCCTGGTCGCCCTCGGATGGACAGCGCTCTGCCGCCGCCTCGTCGGCGGCCAGACCGGGGACCTCATCGGCGCAGCCGCAGGTCTTGGCGAGATTGCCGCGCTCGCTGTTCTCCTGATCTTTGCGTGA
- the cobT gene encoding nicotinate-nucleotide--dimethylbenzimidazole phosphoribosyltransferase encodes MPALNPAYADIVDLLVAVPEGDDAAVAAVRERDAQLTKPPGSLGRLEELVEFLARWQHRAKPRLDNPMVTIFAGNHGVTDQGVSSFPREVTAQMVANFTNGGAAISQICALHEINLRVFELALELPTGDITREPALDDQMCAATIAYGMEAVAGKPDLICLGEMGIGNTTIAAAINAALYGGTGADWVGRGTGVDDAGLARKADAVDRALALHKDGLDHPLSILARLGGREICAMLGALVAARHQKVPVIIDGYVATTAAAIAHAVNPAAINHCLFAHVSAETAHARALEKMGQSGLLDLGMRLGEGSGAALAAVMAKTALHLHNSMATFESAAVSGKSA; translated from the coding sequence ATGCCCGCTCTGAACCCCGCTTATGCCGACATCGTCGATCTCCTGGTTGCCGTTCCCGAAGGGGACGATGCTGCGGTGGCTGCGGTCCGCGAGCGCGATGCACAATTGACCAAGCCACCCGGCTCGCTCGGCAGGCTGGAGGAGCTGGTGGAGTTCCTGGCGCGCTGGCAGCACCGTGCCAAGCCGCGTCTCGATAATCCCATGGTCACCATCTTCGCCGGCAACCACGGTGTGACCGACCAGGGCGTATCGAGCTTTCCGCGTGAGGTGACGGCGCAGATGGTCGCCAACTTCACCAATGGCGGCGCCGCGATTTCGCAGATCTGCGCGCTGCACGAGATCAACCTGCGCGTATTCGAACTGGCACTGGAGCTGCCCACCGGTGACATTACCCGGGAGCCCGCGCTCGACGACCAGATGTGCGCCGCCACCATCGCCTATGGCATGGAAGCGGTAGCGGGCAAACCCGACCTGATTTGCCTGGGCGAAATGGGCATCGGCAACACCACCATTGCAGCCGCCATCAATGCCGCGCTCTATGGCGGTACGGGCGCCGACTGGGTGGGCCGCGGCACCGGCGTCGACGATGCCGGCCTCGCCCGCAAGGCCGATGCGGTCGACCGCGCGCTGGCATTGCACAAGGATGGCCTCGACCACCCGCTATCGATCCTGGCGCGCCTCGGCGGCCGCGAAATCTGCGCCATGCTCGGCGCGCTGGTCGCCGCCCGACACCAGAAAGTGCCCGTGATCATCGATGGCTATGTGGCGACGACTGCGGCGGCCATCGCCCACGCGGTCAACCCGGCTGCGATCAACCACTGCCTGTTCGCGCACGTCTCGGCGGAGACCGCGCACGCCAGGGCACTGGAGAAAATGGGGCAATCCGGGCTGCTCGACCTGGGCATGCGGCTGGGTGAAGGCAGCGGCGCAGCGCTGGCGGCCGTGATGGCCAAGACCGCGCTGCACCTGCACAACAGCATGGCGACGTTCGAGAGCGCCGCTGTCAGCGGCAAGTCGGCCTAG
- a CDS encoding ATP-binding protein has product MPVPDADIRALSGRDGKRAAQKTVLEARQRLTSSSGTRADFDFELMHDYADARIAAALPMAAIVSILAIVASFWVPVTITALWAGLVIACLLIVVMTARRFKTAEPGKFNAARWTRRFVAAESVGGVALSLLALFAMVADPEALSAVMFAMVLVSIASNAVATHTLPPATLMSTLPVTVTVSIALIALGGTLNYTLAAVAICGEIFFLFLARQLHASELETISHQAEKDTLIYELEEARNMSDEARRHAEQANIAKSQFLATMSHELRTPLNAIIGFSEVLKSELLGAHQVPQYKEYAGDIHSSGQHLLNLINELLDLSRIEAGKYELNEEVVSLVDIAADCRRMMELRAKSKGIELVFSYGDNLPRLWGDERAIRQVVLNLLSNAIKFTPQQGKVVLVVQRSGDGGQLISVKDNGPGIPENEIETVLSSFGQGSLAQKTAEQGAGLGLPIVQKIMDLHQGRFDLFSKLRFGTEVIATFPRARVMDALAPVVEKRNRLEIYSEAG; this is encoded by the coding sequence ATGCCGGTCCCCGACGCCGACATCCGTGCCCTTTCGGGGCGCGACGGCAAGCGCGCAGCACAGAAAACCGTGCTTGAGGCTCGCCAGAGGCTGACCTCCAGTTCCGGCACGCGCGCCGATTTCGACTTCGAGCTGATGCACGACTATGCCGATGCGCGCATCGCCGCGGCCCTGCCGATGGCGGCAATCGTCAGCATTCTGGCCATCGTCGCGAGCTTCTGGGTGCCGGTGACCATCACGGCGCTCTGGGCCGGTCTCGTCATCGCCTGTCTCCTGATCGTGGTCATGACGGCGCGTCGCTTCAAGACGGCCGAGCCCGGCAAGTTCAACGCCGCCCGCTGGACCCGGCGGTTCGTGGCGGCCGAAAGCGTCGGCGGCGTCGCGCTGTCGCTGCTCGCACTGTTCGCCATGGTGGCCGACCCCGAGGCGCTGTCCGCCGTCATGTTCGCCATGGTGCTGGTGTCGATCGCGTCCAATGCTGTGGCGACCCATACGCTTCCGCCGGCGACGCTGATGAGCACCCTGCCCGTCACCGTCACCGTGTCGATCGCGTTGATCGCGCTGGGCGGCACTCTCAACTATACGCTGGCGGCGGTGGCCATCTGCGGCGAGATTTTCTTTCTGTTCCTTGCCCGGCAGCTGCACGCGTCCGAGCTCGAGACCATCTCGCATCAGGCCGAAAAGGACACGCTGATCTACGAGCTCGAGGAAGCGCGCAACATGTCCGACGAGGCCCGCCGGCATGCCGAGCAGGCCAATATCGCCAAGTCGCAGTTCCTCGCGACCATGAGCCACGAGCTGCGCACGCCGCTCAACGCCATCATCGGGTTTTCCGAGGTACTGAAGTCCGAGCTGCTGGGCGCCCACCAGGTGCCCCAGTACAAGGAATATGCCGGCGACATCCATTCGAGCGGCCAGCACCTGCTCAATCTCATAAACGAGCTGCTCGACCTCAGCCGCATCGAGGCAGGCAAGTACGAGCTCAACGAAGAGGTCGTTTCGCTGGTCGACATCGCCGCCGATTGCCGCCGCATGATGGAGCTGCGTGCCAAGTCCAAGGGCATCGAGCTGGTGTTCAGCTATGGCGACAATCTTCCCCGGCTCTGGGGCGACGAGCGCGCCATCCGGCAGGTGGTGCTGAACCTTCTCAGCAATGCCATCAAGTTCACCCCGCAGCAGGGCAAGGTCGTGCTCGTGGTGCAGCGCAGCGGCGATGGCGGACAGCTCATCTCGGTCAAGGACAACGGTCCGGGCATCCCCGAGAACGAGATCGAGACCGTCCTGTCGTCCTTTGGCCAGGGGTCGCTGGCGCAGAAGACCGCCGAGCAGGGCGCGGGGCTCGGGCTGCCCATAGTCCAGAAGATCATGGACCTGCACCAGGGCCGCTTCGACCTGTTCTCCAAGCTGCGTTTCGGCACCGAGGTTATCGCTACCTTCCCGCGCGCCCGCGTCATGGACGCGCTGGCCCCGGTGGTCGAAAAGCGCAACCGGCTGGAAATTTACTCGGAAGCCGGCTGA
- a CDS encoding VOC family protein, with product MLIGFEHVGITVGDMDRAIGFYCGLLGLRLAMRTSSAGGELAFLDAGGGMLEVAAPVPAAGRFRDVPMSEAGMRHLTFAFDDVDGMIETLEAEGIEIVERPRKAYNTEMVRRVAFVRDPDGILVELVERAPGR from the coding sequence GTGCTGATCGGCTTCGAACATGTCGGCATCACGGTGGGCGACATGGATCGCGCCATCGGCTTTTACTGCGGCCTTCTCGGGCTCCGGCTGGCGATGCGCACCTCGAGCGCCGGCGGCGAGCTGGCATTTCTCGATGCTGGCGGCGGCATGCTGGAAGTGGCGGCTCCGGTTCCCGCCGCCGGGCGCTTCCGCGACGTGCCGATGAGCGAAGCGGGCATGCGCCACCTGACCTTCGCCTTCGACGACGTCGACGGCATGATCGAGACGCTGGAAGCCGAGGGCATCGAAATCGTCGAGCGCCCGCGCAAGGCCTACAACACCGAAATGGTCCGCCGCGTCGCCTTCGTGCGTGATCCCGACGGGATTCTGGTCGAACTGGTCGAGCGCGCGCCGGGCCGTTAG